From one Halosimplex rubrum genomic stretch:
- a CDS encoding tRNA (guanine(26)-N(2))-dimethyltransferase, with protein MRVTEGDVTVEVPEQADAGVGENVFFNPVQELNRDLTVAVLRAMEAERTDDADRTPRYLDANAASGIRGVRAAAEGFDATCCDVDPDAVDLARENMARNDLEGRVLHRDANAVMHEETFDVVDVDPFGTPIPFADAAFRGASRLVCITATDTAPLCGAHFESGVRHYSAVPRNTEYHAEMGMRVLLSALVRTAARYDLAARPVFSHATKHYARTYLRLDSGARAANALVDELGYVDHCEHCLYREATPGLIADPTEWCPECGEAIQTAGPIWLGRTCDPEFAEAVREEVDDGMGTAERARELCETVAAELDEPTHYDQHRLCKRWGVGAVAMDEFVGRLRDAGHAASRTHYGGTTFKTDADVTEMRAAAVED; from the coding sequence ATGCGCGTGACCGAGGGCGACGTGACGGTCGAGGTTCCCGAACAGGCCGACGCCGGCGTGGGAGAGAACGTGTTCTTCAACCCCGTTCAGGAGCTCAACCGCGACCTGACCGTCGCCGTCCTGCGCGCGATGGAGGCCGAGCGGACGGACGACGCCGACCGCACCCCCCGCTACCTCGACGCCAACGCCGCCTCCGGGATCCGCGGCGTTCGCGCCGCCGCCGAGGGGTTCGACGCGACCTGTTGCGACGTGGACCCCGACGCGGTCGACCTCGCCCGCGAGAACATGGCGCGCAACGATCTGGAGGGGCGGGTCCTCCACCGCGACGCCAACGCCGTCATGCACGAGGAGACGTTCGACGTGGTGGACGTGGACCCGTTCGGCACCCCCATCCCCTTCGCCGACGCCGCATTCAGGGGGGCGAGCCGCCTGGTCTGTATCACCGCGACCGACACCGCACCGCTCTGTGGCGCCCACTTCGAGAGCGGCGTCCGCCACTACTCGGCGGTCCCGCGAAACACCGAGTACCACGCCGAGATGGGCATGCGCGTGCTGCTCTCGGCGCTCGTGCGCACCGCCGCCCGCTACGACCTGGCCGCCCGGCCCGTGTTCAGCCACGCCACGAAACACTACGCCCGCACCTACCTCCGGCTGGACTCGGGCGCGCGAGCGGCCAACGCTCTCGTCGACGAACTCGGCTACGTCGACCACTGCGAGCACTGCCTCTACCGCGAGGCGACGCCCGGGCTGATCGCCGACCCGACCGAGTGGTGTCCCGAGTGCGGCGAGGCGATCCAGACGGCCGGCCCCATCTGGCTGGGACGGACCTGCGACCCGGAGTTCGCCGAGGCGGTCCGCGAGGAAGTCGACGACGGGATGGGCACCGCCGAACGGGCCCGCGAGCTCTGCGAGACGGTCGCCGCGGAGCTCGACGAGCCGACCCACTACGACCAGCACCGGCTGTGCAAGCGCTGGGGCGTCGGCGCCGTCGCCATGGACGAGTTCGTCGGGCGACTGCGCGACGCGGGCCACGCGGCCTCGCGCACTCACTACGGCGGGACGACGTTCAAGACCGACGCCGACGTGACCGAGATGCGCGCCGCCGCCGTCGAGGACTGA
- a CDS encoding metallophosphoesterase family protein has product MTGADRAEATGGAGGADGKAAPGPVFARLDRPRSDPAVTLAVIADPHVAVAERGTWKVYHRTLARLRTAVAVANARADAALIAGDLTRDGHPAEFDAVDDALADLSVPWRAIPGNHDVPKAFDDHATPSVERFAERYGPLPFAWEVGDVTLLGLDTAAGDDLRDTWGGRVGSAQRAWLAERLADAERPVVAVHHPVARLPERPEGDRWRNFRLWDADAVAGLLCEHDAPLALSGHQHVPAVVSHGGPAELLAPATCSFPQTSVHLEVGPEGTTVRLVPLADPDGVAEAHGLARDGKPLGRVVCELAERRLVGRLGD; this is encoded by the coding sequence GTGACGGGCGCGGACCGCGCCGAGGCGACTGGCGGGGCGGGCGGCGCCGACGGGAAGGCCGCGCCCGGTCCGGTCTTCGCGCGGCTCGACCGCCCGCGCAGCGACCCCGCGGTGACGCTGGCGGTGATCGCGGACCCGCACGTCGCCGTCGCCGAGCGGGGCACCTGGAAGGTGTACCACCGGACGCTCGCGCGGTTGCGGACGGCCGTCGCGGTCGCGAACGCCCGGGCCGACGCCGCGCTGATCGCCGGCGACCTCACGCGGGACGGACACCCGGCGGAGTTCGACGCCGTCGACGACGCGCTCGCCGACCTCTCGGTGCCGTGGCGGGCGATCCCCGGCAACCACGACGTGCCGAAGGCCTTCGACGACCACGCCACGCCGTCGGTCGAGCGGTTCGCCGAGCGCTACGGCCCGCTGCCGTTCGCGTGGGAGGTCGGCGACGTGACGCTGCTGGGCCTCGACACCGCCGCCGGCGACGACCTCCGGGACACCTGGGGCGGGCGCGTCGGGTCCGCCCAGCGGGCCTGGCTCGCCGAGCGGCTCGCCGACGCCGAGCGACCGGTCGTCGCGGTCCACCACCCCGTCGCTCGCCTGCCCGAGCGCCCGGAGGGCGACCGCTGGCGGAACTTCCGTCTGTGGGACGCCGACGCGGTCGCGGGCCTGCTCTGTGAGCACGATGCGCCGCTCGCGCTGTCGGGCCACCAGCACGTCCCCGCGGTCGTCTCCCACGGCGGCCCCGCGGAGCTGCTCGCGCCCGCGACCTGCTCGTTCCCGCAGACCTCGGTCCACCTCGAAGTCGGCCCCGAGGGGACGACCGTCCGGCTGGTCCCGCTGGCCGACCCCGACGGCGTCGCCGAGGCCCACGGATTGGCGCGGGACGGGAAACCGCTGGGGCGGGTCGTCTGCGAACTGGCCGAGCGGCGACTGGTCGGCCGGCTCGGCGACTGA